A stretch of DNA from Cryptomeria japonica chromosome 4, Sugi_1.0, whole genome shotgun sequence:
GGTAGCCTTTAGATTGCTAATGACAACATCTATTGGTTTAGATGTCTCTTTGAATATtcgtttctttctttctttccaaatcagCCAGACAATCATTGCAGGGCCCACCAGCCACAGAGCTCCCCACTTAGTCTGGCTGAACATTGGCCATGAAACAAGGAATTCCTTTAGGGACCCATTCCTGACTGTGCACAAGTTCACCATCCTTAGAAACCATTCCCAGCACTTTCGAGCAAACGTGCAGTTGAAAAGTAGATAGTCCACCGATTCTTTCTCCGTGTTGCATAACACACACCAGCTTGGTCCATGGATGCCAATTGTCTTGAGTCTGTCGCCAGTGAGAATACACACGTGCAGGGCTATCCATAAGAACGCCCTTGCTTTAGGCAATATCCAATTATTCCAACAAAGCTTGCCAAGCCAATTCAAATTGATAACTCTATGTCTCTGCACTTCATATCCCAACTTAACATTGTATTCCCCTGACTTAGCAGCACACCAGAAAATACAATCCTCATCTTTTGAAGCTAAAATCGCTCTATTTCTCATAATACCTTCTAGCCTTTTACACAATTCCAAGTTACCTATTTTTATATGTTTCCAAGTCCTAATGTCGTGACTATCAACATCCTCAAAATAGTTAGCAACCTGCACTCCTATTGCAAATTCAATGGAATTAATCCAATTCTAATCTTCGAAGATTTCTGACAGGGGCAGTTCACCATCCCAAGAGTCCCGCCAAAACTTAGCCCTGCACCCATTACCAACTTTCCAAGAGATGTGGTTCGTAATAATGCCCCGACTTTTCCAAAGAAAGTTCGAAGTGGGAGAGCCCTTCTTTGTATCAACAATTGTGAGAATTCGATCTGGTGCATCAGAGTCCAAATAATTTTTCTGAAAAATTCTACACCACAATTTATTGGGATTTCTATACATTTTCCATACTAATTTCACGCCAAGGGCCATGTTTTGGATATTCATTTTTCTCAACCCTGCACCCCCATCCTCTTTCAAAATGCACATGGTATCCCAGTTTATCAATGGTATCCTTCTTTGGTCCTTAGCCCCTTCCCAAACGGATTTCTTTAAAAGACCATCTAATTTCGCACCAACCACATTTGACATATGAAAGCATTGCATGCTATAAATTGGAACTGCTGCTAACACAGATCTTATCATTAAAAGTCGACCAGCCTGCGTAAGCCTTCTATTCTTCCATTGTTCCAATTTCACCTTGCATGAATTTAATACATCATCTCATATCTAGGATTGTTTACTGCCCTTATTAATTCTGATCACAAGATATTTAAGAGGAAGATCGACGATACTAAAGCCCAGGATATGGGCGATGCGATTTTGATTCATTCTGCTTGTGTTAAAAAAGAATGTGTGATTTGTCCTTGTTCATTTCCTGCCCCGACAGCTGAGAATATTCCTCTAATACTTCCAACCAACACTCCTCTAGCTTCCCTCATCGTAGCTTCTCCGACCAGAATCGCATCCGTGAACTGGGAGTGGGTAATGGGCTCTAACATTCTATGGAGTTGAATGCCACTCCATTGCCTAGCTGCTTGTTTTTCTTTGATTAAGTTCCCAAGAACTTCTACCATCAGGACAAAGAGCACAAGGGATAGAGGGTCCTCTTGCTTTAGTCCATTAGTCGCTTTGAAGAAACCACAGATCGGACCATTCACCAGTAAAGAGAAACTGACTGTGGATATACAGAAAGAAACACAATCTATCCATTCTTTCGAAAATCCGTAGCATTTTAATACCTTAACCAAGAATTGCCAAACCACCTTGTCATACGCTTTTGCAACATCAAGCTTTATGATCATACCGGTTAATTTTTCTTTGTGTATGGAGTGCAATACTTCTGACACAAGAATAATGTTGTCCGCAAGTTCCCTTCCAGGAGTGAAGCCATTTTGATTTTCTGAGATAAGGTGAGGTAAAATCTTCTTAGTCTAATGGCCATAGCCTTTGAGATAATTTTGTATATGGTATTACATAACGATATGGGCCTAAAATCGTTTATTGAGGTGCAATCCTGTTTTTTGGGAATTAAGGCAATGAGTGTGTTGTTCATCTCTTTTACAAACTTCCCTTTTTCCTGAATTCTTCCACAACCATCCAGATATCCTTTCCCATAAAGTCCCAACATCTCTGATAGAAATCCGCAGTCATACCATCCGGACCCGAGGCTTTATGTGGGTGAAGCTTGAATGTAGCACTTTTAATTGCTTCCAAAGAATACAGTTCACACAGCATAAACGCCACATCGTCAGAGACCAGCTTATGTAGGATTTCAGATAGCCTACCACCAGATGCACTCCAAGACTGGTTATTGCTCCCCAAAATTCTCTCTAAGTGTTATAGTGCAGTTTGCTCAATTTCAGCCTTCGTGACTCTCAACTCTCCACTGTCATCCAAAACTGCTATGATTATGTTCTTGGTCCTTCTGCCCTTTGAAGAGGCATGGGAAAACTGTGTCTTTTGGTCTCCCTTTGCAATCCATAATGCCCTTGATTTATCCCTCCAATAGACTTCTTCTCTATTTAGCAACTCCGCATGTTGCTCCTTAAGTAATTTTT
This window harbors:
- the LOC131049060 gene encoding uncharacterized protein LOC131049060, which encodes MRNRAILASKDEDCIFWCAAKSGEYNVKLGYEVQRHRVINLNWLGKLCWNNWILPKARAFLWIALHVCILTGDRLKTIGIHGPSWCVLCNTEKESVDYLLFNCTFARKCWEWFLRMVNLCTVRNGSLKEFLVSWPMFSQTKWGALWLVGPAMIVWLIWKERKKRIFKETSKPIDVVISNLKATIEEAICGKSRNVRKFRFNDWDAEMERNWSLKNVIFHYPKKKIDRENVRWTKPHSNLGQAEYGAVIRNEDGNILSGTYEHIGCASNNEEELRALEAGLLLCKQKGLTNVQIEGDSQIIINGVINSRFTNWKLAR